Proteins co-encoded in one Setaria viridis chromosome 9, Setaria_viridis_v4.0, whole genome shotgun sequence genomic window:
- the LOC117835612 gene encoding uncharacterized protein: MENPWRPPVPESPGNSIHVRRKRRRLRQPPPHSGKRAAPPRPRCLAVLPRRALRRRRPPPAPRPAPEAGVVPRGKEQRYQPKRAASSGAGDGGRASGGVTSCNRRSAHGLHYFAGATCRRLHRRVQALDGHLLQKETRRGEGQGEGEGEREGEGEAQGRRQRPKAGGARRWQQGRRGSELNINIWPFSRSRPAGGGSGSSKPRPPARKVSSAPCSRRNSRGEAAPPRRWAASPGRAGGGVPVGRSSPVWQIRRPAAKPAPSASELAFADRRPPPPQTHKDSKPAGAAGGGRKPGLVGGITRRRSLSPALAVASLCDAPARIRRWRRGKQREVRWKRKCLAW, from the coding sequence CACGTTCGGAGGAAACGCCGTCGCCTCCGTCAACCTCCTCCCCATTCTGGCAAGCGCGCTGCTCCACCCCGACCCCGCTGCCTCGCCGTCCTGCCCCGACGAGCTCTTCgtcggcggcgtcctcctcccgctccccgTCCTGCCCCCGAAGCCGGCGTCGTCCCACGCGGAAAGGAGCAGCGGTACCAGCCAAAGCGTGCCGCCAGCTCTGGAGCCGGAGACGGAGGCCGAGCCAGCGGAGGCGTCACTTCTTGCAACCGTCGCTCCGCCCACGGCCTCCATTACTTCGCCGGCGccacctgccgccgcctccaccggagGGTCCAAGCGCTGGACGGGCATCTTCTCCAAAAAGAAACCCGCAGAGGTGAAGgacaaggagaaggagaaggagaaagagaaggagagggagaagcgCAAGGACGGCGCCAGCGGCCGAAGGCAGGCGGCGCACGCCGGTGGCAGCAGGGGAGGCGGGGCTCGGAGCTGAACATCAACATCTGGCCCTTCTCCCGGagccgcccggccggcggcgggtccgGGTCGTCaaagccgcggccgcccgcgcgGAAGGTCAGCAGCGCGCCGTGCTCGCGCAGGAACTCCCGCGGCGAGGCCGCTCCGccacggcggtgggcggcgagcCCTggccgcgctggcggcggcgtgccggtGGGCCGGTCCAGCCCGGTCTGGCAGATCCGGCGACCTGCGGCCAAGCCCGCGCCCTCAGCCTCGGAGCTGGCGTTTGCCGacaggcggccgccgccgccgcagacgcACAAGGACAGCAAgcccgccggcgctgccggcggcggcaggaagcCCGGCCTGGTCGGCGGCATCACCCGGAGGAGAAGCTTGTCgcccgccctcgccgtcgcctccctgTGCGACGCCCCGGCTCGGATTCGCCGATGGAGGAGAGGGAAGCAGAGGGAGGTGAGGTGGAAGAGGAAATGCTTGGCGTGGTga
- the LOC117838940 gene encoding LOW QUALITY PROTEIN: uncharacterized protein (The sequence of the model RefSeq protein was modified relative to this genomic sequence to represent the inferred CDS: inserted 1 base in 1 codon), translating into MWRRGAHADAAHHLPTAGPGASAASSSSSSSAAAAAGAARRRRRPGLSCRPSHLFFALLVALFTASLLVVWQLLPIGDGDGDGDGDAAAEADGEPPPLPEGGDAGVMRFSSSRVALRAFDGESRLEAARSERRRWASLAPVRVALAVGNMNIDAQSLMLATVAKSLVGLGYEVEVLAFTDGEARDIWENICLVNIVNIDTLKSVDWSKYNAVLLSSLEGKRVVSILMQEPFRLIPVVWLIHEDTLGQHLRSYAELQESIPKVIEDWRAHFHACAYVVFPDSYLPFLYSPLDSGNFLVISGSPVDIWAAKRFGSSHSEETIRKQHGIKEDDVVILVVGSYLFFDDLPWDYATVMRASAPHILDIAKTKNLRVQFIFFCGNGSDAYNSAFQELASLMGLPDGSIKQFSMTHDIRNLLMFVDIVLYGSLKQEPGFPPLLLRSMSSEIPIVAPNLTVITKYFTDGVHGFLFDSANPSTVSSAFIQILGAKKLLDTAYSVALEGKLLSKNMLAHDCITAHIKLLESVIHFPSYAKLPSSASKVQERTWLWDPFEMKAALENSLLEDESHTSIKTLDILRDFPQSNQTTYSGTNDTSYDYPNLSDWNDLSEIEIFEDIERREMEEIDERVERPLLSWDEVYRNARKSERLKPEVNERDEGELERTGQPVCIYEIYNGEGAWPFLHHGSLYRGVTLSKGGRRPRSDDVDAVTRLSVLDNPYYRDLLCEFGAMFAIANRVDTVHKLPWIGFQSWQAAGRKVSLSESAEETLEEITTGENNGDVVYYWSPMDINQTLDFWSMCDSLNAGNCRSLFEDAFRTMYGLPENVAALPPMPSDGDQWSTLHSWLMPTPSFLKFVMFSRMFVDSLHSLNANSTEPAACLLGASEPEIRHCYCRILEVLVNIWAYHSGRKMVYLDPVTGDTREQHPLGERNEMWVKFFNFTLLKSMDEDLAEEADDGMHPGNDQWLWPLTGQVFWSGIADREREEKYIKKXGQKAQEQGEIARKAEVWLQAEAPGTMTLKEANNPRSLMIHHWVHLQSDNALASCFLMQQFTMISRKKR; encoded by the exons AtgtggcggcgcggggcgcacGCCGACGCCGCGCACCACCTCCCCACCGCGGGCCCGGGCGCCtcggccgcgtcgtcgtcctcctcctcctccgccgccgccgccgccggcgcggcgcggaggcggcggcgcccggggcTGTCGTGCCGGCCGAGCCACCTCTTCTTCGCGCTCCTCGTCGCGCTCTTCACGGCCTCCCTGCTCGTCGTGTGGCAGCTGCTCCCCataggcgacggcgacggcgacggcgacggcgatgcggcggcggaggcggacggggagccgccgccgctgccggagggAGGCGATGCCGGGGTGATGCGGTTCTCGTCCTCGCGCGTGGCGCTGCGCGCGTTCGACGGCGAGAGCCGGCTCGAGGCCGCGAGATCCGAGCGCCGGCGGTGGGCCAGCCTCGCGCCCGTCAGGGTGGCCCTC GCTGTTGGAAATATGAACATAGATGCACAATCTCTGATGCTTGCAACTGTTGCAAAAAGTCTCGTGGGTCTGGGTTATGAGGTCGAG GTTTTAGCATTTACGGATGGGGAAGCTCGTGATATTTGGGAGAATATTTGCCTTGTAAATATTGTGAACATCGATACTTTGAAATCTGTCGACTGGTCAAA GTACAATGCTGTGTTATTAAGCTCTCTTGAAGGAAAAAGGGTTGTTTCAAT TCTTATGCAGGAACCTTTTCGACTTATACCAGTGGTATGGCTTATACATGAAGACACTCTTGGACAACATCTCAGAAGCTATGCAGAGTTACAGGAGTCCATTCCAAAAGTCATTGAGGATTGGAGGGCTCATTTTCATGCATGTGCTTATGTTGTGTTTCCAGATAGCTACCTTCCT TTCTTATACTCGCCTCTTGATTCTGGGAACTTTTTGGTCATTTCTGGTTCTCCAGTTGATATCTGGGCCGCTAAAAGATTTGGCTCATCACATTCTGAAGAGACTATAAGAAAGCAGCACGGGATTAAAGAAGATGACGTTGTTATTTTGGTCGTTGGAAGCTACTTGTTTTTTGATGACTTACCGTGGGATTATGCTACAGTCATGCGTGCATCAGCTCCACACATTTTGGATATAGCCAAAACTAAAAATCTGAGAGTGCAGTTTATTTTTTTCTGTGGAAATGGCTCTGATGCCTACAACTCTGCTTTCCAG GAACTTGCCTCGCTCATGGGGTTACCTGATGGCTCCATAAAGCAATTTTCCATGACTCATGATATTAGAAACCTGTTAATGTTTGTGGATATTGTTCTCTACGGATCTTTAAAACAGGAACCTGGTTTCCCTCCTCTGTTATTGCGGTCCATGTCCTCTGAGATTCCGATTGTTGCACCAAATCTTACTGTTATAACAAAATAT TTCACTGATGGTGTCCATGGCTTCCTTTTCGATTCTGCCAACCCaagcactgtttcttcagctttCATACAGATTTTAGGAGCAAAAAAACTTTTGGATACTGCCTATTCTGTTGCTTTGGAAGGGAAGCTACTTTCCAAGAACATGTTAGCACATGATTGTATTACAGCTCATATTAAGCTTCTTGAAAGTGTTATTCATTTTCCTTCATATGCAAAGTTACCATCTTCTGCTTCTAAAGTTCAAGAAAGAACATGGTTATGGGATCCTTTCGAGATGAAAGCTGCACTAGAAAATAGTTTGTTGGAAGATGAAAGCCATACCAGCATAAAGACTCTTGATATTCTTAGAGACTTCCCTCAAAGTAACCAAACAACTTATTCTGGTACCAATGATACTTCATATGATTACCCTAATTTATCCGATTGGAATGATTTAAGTGAAATTGAAATCTTTGAAGACATTGAAAGGAGAGAAATGGAGGAG ATTGATGAAAGGGTGGAAAGACCTTTGCTATCATGGGATGAAGTCTACAGAAATGCTCGTAAATCAGAAAGGCTAAAGCCGGAAGTAAATGAACGTGATGAAGGTGAACTAGAAAGGACTGGGCAACCCGTGTGTATATATGAGATTTATAATGGAGAGGGGGCATGGCCATTTTTACACCATGGATCTTTATATCGTGGTGTTACACTA TCAAAAGGAGGCAGGCGACCGAGATCAGATGACGTTGATGCTGTTACCAGGCTTTcagttctagacaacccatacTATCGTGATCTTCTTTGTGAATTTGGTGCTATGTTTGCCATCGCAAACAGAGTTGATACTGTACATAAGTTACCATGGATAGGTTTCCAGTCATGGCAGGCTGCTGGAAGAAAG GTATCCTTGTCTGAAAGTGCTGAAGAAACCTTAGAGGAAATTACGACTGGAGAAAATAACGGGGATGTTGTATACTACTGGTCACCAATGGATATTAACCAAACTTTGGACTTTTGGTCGATGTGCGATTCCCTAAATGCAGGCAATTGCAG ATCTCTTTTTGAAGATGCATTTAGGACTATGTATGGACTGCCAGAGAATGTCGCAGCCCTTCCACCAATGCCCAGTGACGGCGATCAATGGTCCACTCTTCATAGCTGGTTGATGCCCACCCCATCATTTTTGAAATTTGTCATGTTCTCAAG AATGTTTGTCGATTCACTTCATAGTTTGAATGCAAACAGTACTGAACCAGCTGCATGTTTGCTTGGAGCATCAGAACCTGAG ataaGGCATTGCTATTGTCGAATCCTGGAAGTCCTTGTAAATATCTGGGCTTATCACAGTGGAAGGAAGATGGTCTACCTTGACCCTGTCACTGGGGATACCAGAGAGCAGCATCCACTTGGTGAAAGGAATGAGATGTGGGTAAAGTTCTTCAATTTCACCCTTCTTAAGAGCATGGATGAGGATCTAGCAGAAGAAGCAGATGATGGCATGCATCCTGGAAATGATCAATGGCTGTGGCCATTAACTGGTCAGGTGTTCTGGTCTGGCATTGCTGATCGGGAAAGGGAGGAGAAATATATAAAAA CTGGACAAAAAGCTCAAGAACAAGGTGAAATTGCTCGAAAGGCAGAAGTCTGGTTACAAGCAGAAGCCCCTGGGACAATGACACTGAAAGAAGCTAACAATCCGAGATCTCTTATGATCCACCATTGGGTGCATCTTCAGTCGGACAATGCTCTCGCTTCCTGTTTTCTGATGCAGCAATTCACCATGATCTCGCGGAAGAAGAGGTAA